The Rhododendron vialii isolate Sample 1 chromosome 3a, ASM3025357v1 nucleotide sequence CTCATTTGTATACACCATAAAGCAACTAGCATCATCTTCTTTACCATCTCGCTCTCCTCCTCGGTAGTCTCTCCAATTTGCAGGTTCTTTCCTTCCGCGAATTGATCATAAACCCATGAAGGGAAGAAAACTTGGCTTGAATTAGCTGATGAATTCCAATTTCTTCTCCTGCCTGCTAGTTCCATTAACAACATTCCAAAACTATAAATGTCAGCTTTATAGGAAACGCCCCCGATATTTTTGTAGAACAACTCAGGAGCCATGTAACCCAAGGTTCCTCTAGCTGCAGTCATTGTTATAGTGCTCTCATCTGTCGGATACAATTTCGCAAGCCCAAAATCCGAAACTTTTGGCGTGAAATTCACATCAAGGAGAATGTTATGAGGCTTTATATCAAAATGCAGGATTTGCATGTCACAACCTTGATGCAAATATCCAACGCCTCGAGCCACGCCTAGAGAAATCTCGTACATTTGCTTACAACTCAAGGACAATTTGCCATATGGAGAAGAGATGTACTTCTCAAGAGACCCATTAGGCATGAAATCATACACAAGAGCACGTTTAGACCTCTCGGCGCAATATCCAATTAGTTGAACAACATTGACATGATGAATCCTTCCAATGGTAGCAACTTCGTTGATGAATTCTTGTCCATTAGCTTTGGGCTTGCTTAACATTTTAATTGCTACAGGAGGGCCGCTTCGGAGCTTTCCTTTGTATACAGACCCATAGCCTCCTTCCCCCAACTTGTCCCTAAACCCATTGGTCATCCTCTTGATGTCCGAGAAGGAGTACCTTATGGGCACGAGGTTATTTTGACTTTGTAAGAAACCTTCTATGCTATCAAATGTGGATAAATGTCTTGTTCTGAACTTAATGACTAAAAACCAAAACACACACGGTACACATAGAACCCTTGCCGCGAAGACCGCTCCTGTGTTATTCAGTCATAGAAAATTAAGTAGCAATATCAAAACTTTGCTGTCTTGGAATTACATTCATTTGCACGGGATCATTCTTCAAACTGAAATATGCACACACACAACAACACGCACACACATGTACAACAACACGCACCCACATGTACGTATTCATATACTATAGGGCAAATTTtacaaatggtccctctagCTTACACGAACTTCTGTTTTCGTCACTCTAATACTAATTGtgtcaattttaaccctatagtttacattttgtctcaatttcatccctctcCCTGACTCCGtcaatgaaaaaaatggaattgACGGGCataattgtcattttctctcatagagggactaaattgagattttaagTAAACTAGATAGactatttcaaaaattttacgttttacttttgttttttgcaaataaaaataaaaataccatatttaatgtatttgacacctcaattattttttattgggtaatcaaaatATTTGAGAAAATTTATATTTGTATTGCATTAAACATTAcaaatatattgaaaaattcaaaaatcaatgTACACCTTAGTTAAATGtccttggttggcatcttgccaatcaaaGGATTGGGTCTTGGATGGGCTTTTGTTGCTTTTTTCTTGTTCATTTTAGTCATTGTATCTctctcaaagattaataaaaaaaatcgctattcaaaaaaaaagtaatttataATCTCCTTATTATTTCacctgatcaaaaaaaatgttcaaaattatTTAGTTATTCTTGTAATCGTTGATTAAAAAGTGGAGCACTTTTGAATAATAAATAAGCAAGTGAATTTTCGACTTGGAAGTGATGTTGCAAGTCAACTCATAGCTTTGCTAACTTATATTGATCTGAAGAGGTTATCTTTGTATTTCATTATGTAGCTATTAGTCGTTAAATTGTTTGAAGACAATAAGCTGATCATGTAGCTATCAATATTCAATccatgtttatttgttatataagTCATGAGTAAGCCCCACAATAAATACACTATACCCATGTACACAGTTTAATGCAATTCAATCTCTTAATATTCAATAgctagtgtttcattgcttaattaaacaaaattacAAGATACCTAAATACTATcgaataactttttttttaatcgcgTGACAAGGAAAATAAtgagattgaaaaaaatacaatacctagACATTTAACATAGGGATTGctttttcgaattttttcatatttttgtgatatGGAATAtaataaaagttttaaaattttcaacatattttgattattcaattaaaAAACGAGACAAGAATTATATTATGTATGGtgtcttaattttattttcaaaaacaaatgtaaaaagtaaaattttagaaatagtccctctagttttcataaaatctcaatttggACCCTCTATGAGGAGagatgacaattttgcccttcaattctgTTTGTTTCATTGACGCCATAAGCGAGTGAAATTGAGACGGAATGTAAATTATACGGCTAAAATTAACACAATTGGTACTagaaggacgaaaatgagaaatCATGTAAACTAGAAGGATCATTTGTAAAATTTACCCTATACTATTTGTATGTTACATTTCAATTGACCCTTCATGTACTCCATCCTTTCGGTTTGTTTTCGGTCCATTAAAAGGTGCATTTACTGTGGTTCACCGTAGATAGGCTCATAGGAAGGATAAAGTCTTACCTATGATTAAGAATACCAACAGGAGCACGAACCCTCCATACACtgtgaaaattaaaagaagagaTTAAGATTTAGCCATGTGAGAATGTGTATATCAGAAATGTCcaattattaaattaattatctTAATAAAAAGATAACAATATTTTATCGAATATTAATACTATGTAACAAGGAGCACAAAAGATCCTTAACTCTTGCTGTTGTTTTAAGCTAAGGGTGGAGGAAAGCTGGTTTTGTATCCCTtgcttaatagtatttttttttattagcaaagaaatgttttcatatcattaacaaaaatgatactctcTACAGTGACAAACCCTGGTGTGCCACTACAGGGTTTctgttttgtatcatttttgttaatgatatagaaacctttttttttgataaaaaaaattgatttctctAGTCTATATGCATttacaaattgatttttttctaCGATCAGTTTTGTATAGATTCCAAGTATTCTATTTGGTTATACTAAAATCGCCCTTTGGggcattcattcattcattcttcCCAGTCGACCACGATGATAGAAATGACACGAAAAATCCAGACCCGGGTGATCGCTTGCTTCCGAAAGCTTCATGCATcggaagaaaaaatttaaaaacttttaCTATATTCCAtatcacaaaataaaattaaaagaattacTAAATATGATTTATGGTacataatttgaaaataaaaaaaatagcaaaaacatatttttcttaacctcttcttgtttaaatacattACTACTACATATGATTTACGGtacataatttgaaaaaattatacaattaATATATTATACATATGACAAACAAGTGTTTAGAACGTGTCTTCGAACCCATACCCAATTTGGGAACACATATCCCAGTATCCTAAGATTTAACTTTAGGAAGATCTGACACATAGACTTACACCCGCATCCAATACTCGCACCAGAGTCCATATAACATATATAGCCAATCACAAAATGTTCCACAAGATTCAAAATGAACAGAGGACAAATACTTACAGACAATGTCACTCCACGTGATGGCTTCTGCATTTTTGGGATAGAAAAGAATTATGTTAGCGAAAGAAAATCACCACTTTATTACTAATAAAAAATAGCTGACCATAGGCCACTCTTTAATTTTAACTAAGTACTAGTTAGACACACACTCCATCAGCCTTTTTATTTTAACTTTGTTCTTTTAAAAtattcatttttatcttttctaacaataaacttttttttttttaagttacgTTCTATTTCACAAATATAGAATCATACTCAAGTCGGATCAACAATGAGATGATCTAAACTGCTCATATCCCCAGTGTTCTTGAGAGgataataaatgaaaaaatcatCTTAATGGAACATTGATAGGTATCAAACACAATCAAACTTCTCAACCAAGTCCTATAAAATGGTCGGTTCGTATCATTCAATTATGAGATGcgtgttatttttttgtctaaagtgttgtcatatatgaacttttttcaacatcggtcaatatttttatactttttttatttttttttgtaaagacgaacaattaacccaaaaaattatgatgagaatctaaacaaaaaaaaataaaaaataaaaaatactgaaataagtTATCAGACGATTAAATTTCCAAGGACGCACCGTTATACCGGCGACATTCACAGATTCCCCGAAGCAGGAAGCCCTTTTCCTGCATCGTGACAAATCCGGACAAAAAGAAGAGTACCCCCACAGAATATAAAACCCATACCCTAACTCCTTATTGAGATCCAACCCCGACAAATTCGATCCCTTTTTTCTGATCAACCGCGACGTAGAAATGTATGACACCTCCAAAAGGCACGAATCGGCAAAATCCCAAACCCTAACATATCTGCCCGCCACGACGTACGAATAATACCGATTTCCAGATTCGTCTCTGGTGTTACAATAACGAGTCCTGTTTATATAAGTAGGAGACTGGACTGGTTTTTCACAACTGAGGAACAAGATTGAGCTCCTAGACGAATAAGCGAAAAACCCCACAGGGTAGAAATCGCTACCgttgaaagaggagagagggaaagaggagCAAATATTGTTGGTTTGGATTCCTACATCGACTAGACGGATTGAGTGGTCAGTGTAGTTGATTGATTGGACGTAGTATTTTCCGGACAAGAGAGGAAGGACCGTGCGATTGTTTTCATCGCAGGAAAGAGTGAAGAAGTTGTCGTTACAGGTGTTGGATGGGTCGCCTTGTAATTGGAAAGGGAAGCTGATGTTGTGGATGTCTCCGCACGAATTGATGAATTCTGGTTTTGATTACCGTAGCTGCAGGTTACCGAAAACAGGAGtaagaggagaaaaagaaaagggggttCGTTATCTGCCGGCGCGAGGGCCATACCctcaaaggagagagagagagagagagagagagtactagtACTAGTTCTAGTTCTGCTTTTGCTGGatggccaatttttttttactttttgaggCTGATGAGAAGGGAGAAAAATGATAATGAAAATCAACGAACAGAAGTGCAGAttgttgtgccgaacacgaaattgagaatataataaatcaacaagcgataaacaagaacataaggatatacgtggttccgttcaagcacaaagtaagaacgtactccacggggaaaagagcaagaggattcactataaatggagagagaaacaaagagccggctatatcCGTAACTCTACTtaaagcaccaaacagatatctagaaacaaatctctggtggaaccctaaagggagacacaaacccttggtggaaccctaagagcataaacaaaaccctaatatctaagcccttgaacaaaagaccataaccctaggaacccccaaggtccctatttataggaaagtactaaataaacctaaaccgaataggaataggaatcctagtcaatttaggaattctagtcaatttccaacaaatctccaccttgacttgaattccatcgAATTCAACACTATAGGCAATCCTCTCCTTTAATCACTCATCTCCCCTAAAAGCCCCCCACGGGGCCATTACCAATGTCACAAACGAGCAAGGCTCAAGCACACATGCTTGACCTTGTAAACGCGACTCAGGAAACCCAGCcgcacatgcctccaaattgagCCTCTATCTTTCAACAGGCACCTCCCACGCAACGCATCCCTCCCGAATGCACTCGAAGATCTGCTCAAACTCCACACGGAGTTAATTACCGACTCTACCACAGAGTTAAAAAACCCTACATTGAGTCAACCTCGAATTCACCGATGAAGAACCCAAAGATGTAGCACCCACAATCATACTACCATCAAGCACGTAGAGGTTATTCGATTTTCGACTCTTCATCAAAACACGAGCACCCTTCAAAACCCTCAAGACTCCACCTTCAGCGGTATGCTTCCAACCCAAATAGTCAAGAGTACCCAAAGAGATAAGGTTCCTCTTCAAATCTGGTATATGTCGAACACCAAACAACgtcctcacaaacccatcatgcATTCTGACTTTAACTGTTTCAATCCCAACAATTCTATAGGGCATGTTATTCCCCATAAGAACTGTACCACAGCTGACCGATTCATAAGTATCGAACCAATCTTTATTCggacacatgtggtaagaacattcggagtccagaatccattcggtattcgaacagacatcaccgacactcacagaaagaaccataagtgaatcgtcggaatcttcttcaacaataccagtaacaaccttctcttcaaaattatccttatttttcaacctaggacaattTCTCACCATGTGCTCGTATTTCCTACAGTAAAAACACTTTACTTCCTGATTTGTGGAACGAGAGCCAGAAACCCCTCTACTGCCATAATCCCTCTCAGAAGTTCTTCCTTGCACCATCAAACCCTgagcatcaaaatcaccaccctcacctgatacttttttcctcaattctttcgaatacaaACTAGACTTAACGTCCTTCATGGAAATCGTATCCCTCCCGTAAAGTAGGGTAGTAACAAAATGCTCATAAGATGCAAGCAAAGAACATAACAAAATAAGGGCTtgatcttcatcatcaatcacaacatcaatattttttaaatccataataattcGATTTAACTCATCTAGATGGTCTTTTACGGGCGTACCTTCTctcatacgaaacgtataaaggcgCTACTTCAAATACAACCGATTGGTAAGAGACTTCGTCATATAGATgctttccaacttcaaccaaataccggCAGTAATATCCTCCTCCCCGACCTCGCGAAGCACATCATCGGCTAAACACAACTGAATCGAACTGAGCGTCTTCGCATTGAGatcctcaaacacactatcCTGCATATCAGCAGGCTTCTTCAATTTTCCCAACAAAGTCTTGTGTAATCCTTGTTGAACAAGCAAAACCTTCATCTTAATACGCCATAAACTGAAGCTAGTGCTCTGCCCATCGAACTTCGCAATTTCGAAACGAGTCGCCATTGAAACGTTCACCAATTGCACAATACGCAGCGGAAAACAAAagcctcggattgaaacccgGAGCTCTaataccaatttgttgtgctgaacacgaaattgagaatataataaatcaacaagcgataaacaagaacacaaggatgtacgtggttccgttcaagcacaaagcaagaacgtacttCACGggaaaaagagcaagaggattcactataaatggggagagaaacaaagaaccgactatacccgtaactctacttgaagcaccaaacagatatctagagacaaatctctggtggaacccaaaagggagacacaaacccttggtggaaccctaagagcataaacaaaatcctaatatctaagcccttgaacaaaagaccataaccctaggaacccccaaggtcccAATTTATAGGAAAgtactaaataaacctaaaccgaataggaataggaattctagtcaatttaggaattctagtcaatttccaacaaagaTAAAGGATAGATAAACATGTTGAACTCACTAAGTCAAGGTCAGTATCGGTGACTTTGAACACTGACAGCTCGTTTGGTTTGAGGGATTTcgggagaaaagaaaggagaaggaGGGAGAACTCAATCTCTCCTCCGTTTGGATGCTCCACAaggcgagagagggtgaggaaGGGTGGGAGACGAGAGCCCCTCAAAGCCCGTTTTTGTTTCTCGTCACTTTTTGGCGCGATTCCATGAGAAAGAAGGAGAGAGGGGCGACTGGGGAGTGTGGGTGAGAGTAGATCTCACTCGCTCAACTTCCGGCAGCGCGTGCCAGCTACGATGGCGTCTTTTTGTTGTCGGACCAGTGGCTGTGCGGTCGCCggagaaaagagaggagagttCTAGGTTgccggagaagagagaaaagagttTCAGGTCACCTGAGAAGAGACCAATCACCGGAGATGGGAGTGAGAGTTTGATTTCTCACGTGTATTTGGATGGGTTGGTGAGAAACCacactcctttcttttcttctctcactaATAAAGGGGACCACTCTcatttctttcccttttctcaTCTGGGCAGCCAACGGGGCTGTGATTGCTGAATTTTCCACAAGAAATGAATAAGAACAGTACTGATTGCTGAGAAGAAAAGAGCCAGCTGAATTTTCCACTAGAAAAGAATAAGAACACTCATTGCAGAGAAGAAAGGAAGCCATACAATTCATCTAAAACCTTTTTTAAACGACTCTATTTCTACAGCGAAATAGAACTAGCATAAGTCTCTGCTAAGGATTTTGAGAtattcaaagagagagagatagagtaaTACCATGTCCATATgtattttcctcttctttctcctaaGCCTTTCCACAGCCCAGGGCGATTGCACTCCTAAAACATGATCCGATCACGGTCCACCAATCTGCTTCCCATTCCGTATAAACAACCACCACCCACAACACTGCGGCTAACCCGGCTTCGACCTCTCTTGCTCTCCAAACAACACCGCCACCATTCTCGACCTCCCTAATTCAGTCAAAGTTCTAGTCACCCACATCGATTACAAATCCCGACTGATTCACATCAAAGACCCAAACAGCTGCTTCCCGCAACAGCTTCAAAACCTCAATTTGTCCACCACTCCCTTTCAATTTGCAGATATCGTTTACACTTTTAGTTTATTCAGTTGCCCTTTAGCGAAACCGGGTTTCTCGTATAGGGTAACTTGCCTCGATGGCGATGGTCGTGAAGTGTATGCTGAGTATGGTGAGGTGCGAGTTTATTATGTCTATGATCGGCCCCATATGCTATCTTGTAGAAAGACGTATAATTTGTCGGTTCCGATTGAGGCATATCATCAAGCTGATCTGCAATTGAAATGGCACCAACGAGTTGAAGCCAATTTGCGTATAGGATCTTCTCTACTTTGCCATTTGTTTTTTCTGCTGTAATCTATatctatctctattataaaacacaatagtgtggggacaagttgttgcaatggttgagattgaattGATCTAATGGTTGGGGTGAAATTTCCCTTTTATTAAATTGTCCAGCCTCTTTCGTTTAATTACATAATTGCCACCGATCAAAATTACACAgagttctccttctctctctttaatcacacacaaacactacCTCAGCCAGACCATCTCTCATATTCTCATGTGCCCTTTTCTCATTCACTGTCCTCCACCACTCACGACGGCACTGACCCGCCTTTCAAGCTTTTGCTCATGGTTTGAATCTAGCGGAAGGGTACAAATCAATTTCAATCGggatgggtagtgccgtaggcgcGGACAAGCGCTAatctatctatattataaaacagaagggtgtagGGCCCTCAAAAGATAAGTTGTTGCAATGGCAAGGACTGaattgatccaatggttgaTATGTATTATCCTATTTTTAAGAACGTACCCATGCACACTCTTTcaaatttattacaaaaatgtcatcAAAATTTTTTCCAGCCATGTCGACATGGGTAGTGTCGTAGACACAAGCAAAGCTAAGATTTTTTATAATTACCTAGACTATTTACTATATGGGCTTAAAATCTTAGCCCAACCCAACCGTATAAGCCTAAATACATATCCAAAATTCTTAAAAAAGTGGGCTAGGCTGGGCGGACTATCGGGCCTACGTACACCCCTATCCACTAAGTACTCTTCACAACTCGTAGCGTTGTTAGTGCCGTCAAACAAACGAGCCCTAGATAGTAGTCAGAAAAGTTTTAAACACCGTTTTCAACACACAAAGAGAAAATATAACGAGTTTTCTCTATCTTTCATAGGTCATGACTTGGTGATTGTAGGTGTGACTTTAGGCTTATTTCTACTTCTTTTAATCCTCATTGCAATGTATTGGTTCTATAGACAAAGGAAAGTAAAGAGAAAGGATCATTTAAAGATCGAGAGCTTCTTGGAGGATTATAGAACTTTGAAGCCAACAAGATACTCTTATATATGCTGATATCATGAAAACTACAAAACAATTCAAAGACAAAGTAGGGCCAAGGAGGATATGGAACAGTATACTAGGGACAACTTTCTAATGATGTTTATGTTGCGGTTAAGATCCTCAATAGCACTAAGGGGAATGAGGAAGATCGAGTTCATCAACGAAGTGGGAATAATTGGTACAATCCACCATGTCAATGTGGTTCGTTTGGTTGGATATTTTGCTGATGGATTCAGAAGAGCCCTTATTTACGAGTTCTTACCAACGATTCGCCAGAAAAGTTTGCATCATCTGATCACAAGAAGCATTCACTTGGTTGGAAGAAGTTGCTAGAAATTGCTATGGGCATAACCAAAGGGATTGAGTATCTTCACCAAGGGTGTGATCACCAAATCCTTCATTTTGATATTAAACCACATAATATCTTGTTGGATGATAATTTGAATCCAAAGATATCGGATTTTGGTCAAGCAGAGTTGTGTTCAAAGGAACAAAGCGTTGTATCCATGACGAGGGGGACTATTGGCTATATTGCACCGGAAGTGTTCTCTAGGAACTTCGGGATTGTATCATACAAATCAGATATTTATAATTTCGGGATGTTGTTGCTTGAAATGATAGGAGGGTAGAAGAATTTTTATGTAATGGTGAATAGCAGCAACCAAATTTACTTTCCAGAATGGATTTACAATTCTTTAGACAGGGGAGAAGAGCTAGGAATACATATTCAGGATGAAGGAGATGCTAAGATTGCgaagaagttaaaaaattaattatgggaCTTTGGTGCATTCAGTGGTAACCAGTTGACAGGCCTTCAATGGATGCATATATGGTGTGATTCAAATGTTGGAAGGAGAGATGGAAACATGCTGATCAAGCCTCCTAATCCATTTGCCTCTACAAATCCAACTTTGGCCATGGGATTTGCAAGTGGAATGCCTTTTAACAGCGAGTTGGAAGTTATTGTTGAATCCGAATAAGAAAGATAAAACCACTATCTTTTTCATCAATTGATATGTGACACCGTgagatatataaaaaaaatgcgACAGATTTTAATCTACTGATATATGGCCTTACCATAAAGCTTCTGTTGTGCTTTGAAGTATGTGATTTGCCTCCAATGTACCGGTATCACGACCAATTCATAATGGTACTTTTATCGTCTATTCTAGAGTTATTGATGGGATTCTATCCCTATGTTGTAGTCCGTGGTAGCCAAGAAACATTTTGTAccataacaaaaacaaagataTTTTTGCAGATTAACGCTTGTGTGGAACATGAATCTACGCAAAAAAATCTGTATAAGTAGCAAAACTGTGAATAAGAATAAGTTCAGTCTAGAGGTTACCTCAATAGAAAAAACATAACACTCTATTATCAATGGATAACCATGTGTTGCATGTAGATGCTCTAAAACTAAAAGAAACGTTCAACAAGTCTTGCAAATCACCCTACTTGGTAAGTGCACTATCGTTGGAAGCTTTGACAACATCGGAGGGATACATTACTTGGATCAGTATTGTTCATTATCTAGGTAAATACTACACTTTCTGTTTCAAAATAATAGTCTCCTATgaaaagacttgtaattttagaattaaaaaattatgtacgaaatattttttgactaaaaaattgtgtacttttttttaCATAAGGGACTATGAAAATGAGACATAGAGAGTAGTACTATTTATAACCAACACCAAATAAGTTCACATCTTATACCACTAACAATAATTGAAATATGGTAAATCATTTTAGGGAGCGTTTATTGAAGTATTTGCCTTTAaactattccctccgtccccattttTTAATTCTTGTTGGGGAAAACATAATCATTGCATGTCTAATCACCACATTTTCTTATTCTACCATTTAAtcattatttaaaattttttttagtaccGTTGGTTTAAAAATAGAAGGGTAAAATATACTCTAACTTTTATTAActatgacttttttttgttaggaagtgaaataatttttttgtgacaACAAAAAATGGTAATTGAGACTAAAAAATGAACACGGAGGAAGTATTCAACTTTCATAGGAGCAAATCATTTACAATTATTATATAGTCACTAAAAACACTTGACACTCACATTTTTTAGTGGGTCCTAGACACAATGAATGTGTAATGTGTGTGAGATCCAATGGGAATGCGAAtgaatttgtgtaaatatttatgTAAGTGTTTATTGTTTTACAATGATAGAATCATTTAATCAACTAAAGAAAACTGCATCAGAAAAGATAGTACGGGATCAGAAGATCCAACTCACTTCCGTATACGTAGCTGCAAGCATCGCGGCAAACGGCAGTGACATTCACAGAATCTCCGAAGCAGTAAGCCCTTTCCTTGCATCTTTTGCATCCTCCGTAGTATGAATATCCGAACGTAGCCACAAACCCATACCCCAACTCCTTATTGAAATCCAACCACGACAAATTCCATCCCCTTTCACTGATCGCCGGCGACGAAGAAATGTACGACACCTTCAAAAGGCACGAATCGGCAATATCCCAAACCCTAAAATCATCTCCGGCCGCCACGACATACGAATAATACCCATTTCCCGAATCGTCTCTGGTATTACAATAACGAGTCCTGTTTATATAAGTTGGAGATTGGACTGGTTTTTCACAACTGAGGAACAAGACCGAGCTCAGATACGGAAAAGCGAAAAACTCCACAGGGTCGAAATCGCTACCgttgaaagaggagagagggaaagaggagCAAATATTGTTGGTTTGGATTCCTACGTCGACTAGACGGATTGAGTTGTCGGTGTAATTGATTGATTGGACGTAGTATTTTCCGGATAAGAGAGGAAGGACCGTGCGATTGTTTTCATTGCAGGAAAGAGTGAAGAAGTGGTCGTTACAGGTGTTGGATGGGTCGCCTTGTAATTGGAAAGGGAAGGAGATGTTGTGGATGTCTCCGCAGGAATTAATAAATTGCTGGTTTTGATTTCCGTTGCAGAATACTGAAAACAGgatgaagagaagaagaagaagagggggtTTGTTACCCGCCGGCGCGAGGGCCATTCCctcaaaggagagagagagagagagagagagagagagagagagagaga carries:
- the LOC131319771 gene encoding rust resistance kinase Lr10-like, translating into MTNGFRDKLGEGGYGSVYKGKLRSGPPVAIKMLSKPKANGQEFINEVATIGRIHHVNVVQLIGYCAERSKRALVYDFMPNGSLEKYISSPYGKLSLSCKQMYEISLGVARGVGYLHQGCDMQILHFDIKPHNILLDVNFTPKVSDFGLAKLYPTDESTITMTAARGTLGYMAPELFYKNIGGVSYKADIYSFGMLLMELAGRRRNWNSSANSSQVFFPSWVYDQFAEGKNLQIGETTEEESEMVKKMMLVALWCIQMRPSDRPSTNKVVEMLEGNFELLHTPSKPFLYSQAMPAENDGTNIMLPNLSGACSDAMTSEITGR
- the LOC131319777 gene encoding uncharacterized protein LOC131319777 gives rise to the protein MALAPAGNKPPLLLLLFILFSVFCNGNQNQQFINSCGDIHNISFPFQLQGDPSNTCNDHFFTLSCNENNRTVLPLLSGKYYVQSINYTDNSIRLVDVGIQTNNICSSFPLSSFNGSDFDPVEFFAFPYLSSVLFLSCEKPVQSPTYINRTRYCNTRDDSGNGYYSYVVAAGDDFRVWDIADSCLLKVSYISSSPAISERGWNLSWLDFNKELGYGFVATFGYSYYGGCKRCKERAYCFGDSVNVTAVCRDACSYVYGSELDLLIPYYLF